A single genomic interval of Rhododendron vialii isolate Sample 1 chromosome 3a, ASM3025357v1 harbors:
- the LOC131318579 gene encoding protein RNA-directed DNA methylation 3-like, with protein MASKKGKEVAGEESSGKRKRGGGNEKAGSGRRKRNNRGVLQFFDDDAYELEEDEDESSDDSDLDEDGFLEDEFKTTDKGKNDFGKDHQFPLFPKEEEMSEEELEKMMEERYRPGASFVTYAEDAYGSKRPMDVDAVIASSREPTIWKIKCMVGRERHSAFCLMQKFVDLVALGTKLQIISAFALDHVKGFIYIEAERQNDVNEACKGLCSIYSSRVTPVPSNEISHLLSVRSKYNEVSVGTWARVKSGKYKGDLAQVVSIDDARKKATVKLIPRIDLQALAEKYGGGVASKKTAKGGGIASKKTATPTPRLISSTELEEFRPLMQYRRDRDTGQAFEVLDGMMLKDGYLYKKVAIDSLNFWGLIPSEDELLKFEPCKKEEPDSQEWLTQLFGEKKKRTRCENGGGNDKVGGKDKGGGKGEGSSSAGTASSFEVHDLVVFGRKDFGVIVGTEKEDYFKILKEGSEGPVVVSIELRQLKNASFDKKFHALDHRMKTISVNDTVRILQGPLQGRQGIVKQIYRGIIFLYDENEQENGGFICCKSQICEKTKLSVDACKGKEDESGFQGFEDISSSPKSPLSPKKAWQASEKSSNFNRDDKDGMFSIGQSLRIRVGPLKGYLCRVLAVRRSDITVKLDSQQKILTVKSEHLAEVRGKSSAISMGDDVDSAKPFDLLGTQDGSTDWMGGAGTSVEGDRWGAGGLSTERSSWPAFPSSGFTIQPESSSANADNNSNVEDDGPWGTKATKKQNSSWGNAVANEEAVGDQSAWGGSAAVPKNQTGGWGSGGGSSGQSEAEASGWNKATNMDGSQTGSWGAVKKDGATAWGKSADPLESSAGMGSGESSWGKPAAPDMWGSKEDSSGNKAAWNNSNAAPESQTGGWGSNAGGSDPWNKQDGGGSSWNKQGGGSSWASKQSDANTEDELREGKFDGGRGSGGGRGRGGGGNACFKCGETGHMARECTQGGGGGRGGSGSGGNACYKCGETGHMARECTQGGGGGNACYKCGETGHMARECTQGGGSGGGNACFKCGETGHMARECTQGGGGGNACYKCGETGHMARECTQGGGGGRGGGGGGGNGCFKCGETGHMARDCSQGGGGSGRYGGGGGNACFKCGETGHMARDCSQGGGDGGGGWRSSGGAGEGGSLGKAAESKNQTGGWGMGGWNSAQSSVETKSQTGGWGNAGGSKAEPNNEKGGWGTGGGTSVQSSVETKSQTGGWGTAGGSKAEPNNEKGGWGTGGGTSVQSDSEPKNQTGGWAKASGSTAETQNQTGGWGSAGGNRQSDAEPKGQTGGWNNAGGSNAEPKNRSGGWGNTGGSIAESQNQTGGWGNTGVSKAEPKVQTGGWSTGGSSAQLDAEPMNKSGPWANAGGSKSGKPSNQAGGWGTAGKSEAEPLNQTAGWGSTGGSKAEKSQTGGWGTAGKSEAEPLNQTAGWGGSGGSNAEPKNQTGEWGISGGKSGQSEAELSSWGKTKKEGAISWGNSMDTQESTPVMGSGENSWGKPASGSKSVWNSSTSSAPESKTGGWGSDAGAASLSKQDGGGSSWSKQGGGSSWGNQTGGSSWSNAEKKDQNDSWGKPSGGDQGFGGSGGGRGRGGGGNACYKCGETGHMARECPQGGGGGRGGGSGGGNACYKCGEAGHMARDCSQGGSGGGGRYGSGGGGNSCYKCGETGHMARECPQGGGGGGRGGAGGGNACFKCGETGHMARECPQGGGGGRGGGGGGGCYKCGEQGHFARECPNSSR; from the exons ATGGCGTCTAAGAAGGGTAAAGAGGTCGCCGGCGAGGAATCATCGGGGAAGAGGAAGCGCGGCGGCGGCAACGAGAAGGCCGGCAGCGGTCGCCGGAAGAGGAACAACCGCGGCGTTCTCCAGTTCTTCGACGACGACGCGTACGAGCTcgaggaggacgaggacgagTCCAGCGACGACAGTGACCTCGACGAGGATG GCTTCCTGGAAGATGAATTTAAAACAACTGACAAAggcaaaaatgattttggaaaagacCATCAGTTTCCACTTTTTCCCAAAGAGGAGGAGATGAGTGAGGAAGAACTGGAAAAAATGATGGAAGAGCGTTACAGACCAGGTGCCAGTTTCGTTACGTATGCAGAAGATGCATACGGGTCTAAAAGACCAATGGATGTAGATGCAGTCATAGCTTCTTCCAGGGAACCTACCATCTGGAAAATTAAATGCATG GTTGGACGTGAGAGGCATTCTGCTTTCTGCCTGATGCAGAAGTTTGTGGACTTGGTTGCCCTTGGAACCAAGTTGCAGATAATTTCTGCATTTGCGCTAGACCATGTGAAGGGCTTTATTTACATCGAAGCAGAAAGGCAAAACGATGTTAATGAG GCATGCAAAGGTCTCTGTTCTATATATTCGAGCCGGGTGACACCCGTCCCAAGTAATGAAATTTCTCATTTGCTCTCTGTGCGAAGCAAATACAATGAAGTGTCAGTGGGCACTTGGGCCCGGGTGAAGAGTGGGAAATATAAAGGGGATCTAGCACAG GTCGTATCTATAGATGATGCACGGAAGAAAGCTACAGTGAAGCTGATACCTAGAATTGATCTACAAGCATTGGCTGAAAAATAT GGTGGAGGAGTTGCGTCCAAAAAGACGGCTAAGGGTGGAGGCATTGCTTCCAAGAAAACGGCTACACCAACACCTAGATTGATCAGCTCTACTGAACTTGA GGAGTTCCGGCCTCTCATGCAATATAGGCGTGACCGCGATACTGGCCAAGCTTTTGAGGTTCTTGACGGGATGATGCTCAAAGATGGTTACTTGTACAAAAAAGTAGCAATTGACTCATTAAACTTCTGGGGTTTAATACCTTCTGAAGATGAACTCCTGAAGTTTGAGCCTTGTAAGAAAGAAGAACCTGATTCTCAAGAGTGGCTTACCCAgctttttggtgagaaaaagAAGCGCACAAGGTGTGAAAATGGTGGTGGGAATGACAAAGTTGGTGGGAAGGACAAAGGTGGTGGGAAAGGAGAGGGTTCATCAAGCGCTGGCACAGCAAGTAGTTTTGAAGTGCATGATCTTGTGGTTTTTGG GCGGAAGGATTTTGGTGTTATTGTAGGCACGGAGAAAGAGGATTATTTCAAG ATTTTGAAGGAGGGTTCAGAAGGACCAGTGGTGGTGTCTATTGAACTGCGTCAGTTGAAGAATGCATCCTTTGATAAGAAGTTTCACGCCTTAGATCACCGCATGAAGACAATATCAGTAAATGATACAGTCAGGATTTTACAGGGCCCATTGCAG GGTCGTCAAGGGATTGTTAAGCAAATTTATAGAGGAATAATCTTTTTATATGATGAAAATGAACAGGAAAATGGTGGTTTCATCTGTTGTAAATCTCAGATCTGCGAGAAAACTAAACTTTCTGTCGATGCATGTAAAGGAAAG GAAGATGAATCAGGGTTCCAAGGCTTTGAAGATATCTCGTCATCTCCTAAATCCCCTCTATCCCCTAAAAAGGCTTGGCAAGCTAGTGAAAAGAGCAGCAATT TCAACCGAGATGATAAAGATGGAATGTTCTCTATTGGCCAGTCCTTAAGAATTAGAGTAGGTCCTCTTAAGGGATATCTCTGCCGCGTATTGGCTGTGCGTCGTTCTGATATCACTGTAAAGCTTGATTCTCAGCAGAAAATTCTTACAG TTAAAAGTGAACATCTTGCTGAGGTTCGTGGGAAGAGTTCTGCCATTTCCATGGG TGATGACGTGGACTCTGCAAAGCCATTTGATCTTCTTGGAACTCAAGATGGCTCGACAG ATTGGATGGGGGGAGCAGGAACGTCAGTAGAGGGCGATAGATGGGGTGCTGGAGGGCTGTCTACAGAAAG GAGTTCTTGGCCTGCTTTCCCATCTTCAGGTTTTACG ATTCAGCCTGAGTCCAGTTCTGCAAATGCTGACAATAATTCAA ATGTTGAAGATGATGGCCCTTGGGGGACTAAAGCAACTAAAAAACAGAACTCTTCATGGGGTAATGCTGTGGCTAATGAGGAAGCTGTTGGAGATCAGTCTGCATGGGGTGGTTCTGCAGCTGTACCCAAGAATCAAACCGGTGGATGGGGCAGCGGAGGTGGGAGCTCAGGCCAGTCGGAAGCTGAAGCAAGTGGCTGGAATAAAGCTACCAACATGGATGGATCTCAAACTGGAAGTTGGGGGGCTGTGAAAAAGGATGGTGCAACAGCGTGGGGAAAATCTGCAGATCCCCTAGAGAGTAGTGCTGGTATGGGATCCGGAGAAAGTTCTTGGGGCAAACCTGCAGCACCAGATATGTGGGGCAGCAAAGAAGATTCCAGTGGAAACAAGGCAGCCTGGAACAATTCTAACGCTGCACCAGAGAGTCAAACTGGGGGATGGGGTAGTAATGCTGGAGGGTCAGACCCTTGGAATAAACAGGATGGGGGCGGATCTTCTTGGAATAAACAAGGTGGTGGATCTTCTTGGGCTAGTAAGCAATCTGATGCGAATACAGAAGATGAGTTGAGGGAAGGGAAATTTGACGGAGGTCGTGGTTCGGGTGggggaaggggaagaggaggaggtgggaATGCTTGCTTCAAGTGCGGGGAAACGGGCCATATGGCAAGGGAGTGTACTCAGGGTGGTGGAGGTGGGAGGGGAGGCAGTGGCAGTGGTGGGAATGCGTGTTACAAGTGTGGCGAAACTGGGCATATGGCTAGAGAATGCACTCAgggaggtggtggtgggaatGCTTGCTATAAGTGTGGGGAAACGGGGCACATGGCGAGGGAGTGCACTCAGGgaggtggaagtggtggtggaaaTGCTTGCTTTAAGTGTGGTGAAACAGGACATATGGCCAGGGAATGCACTCAaggtggtggaggtgggaaTGCTTGCTACAAGTGTGGCGAAACAGGACATATGGCCAGAGAATGCACTCAaggtggtggaggtgggagGGGGGGAGGTGGTGGCGGAGGGAATGGTTGCTTCAAGTGTGGGGAAACGGGACATATGGCCAGGGACTGCAGTCAGGGTGGCGGTGGAAGTGGGAGGTATGGTGGTGGGGGAGGGAATGCTTGCTTCAAGTGTGGGGAAACGGGACATATGGCTAGAGACTGCAGTCAGGGTGGTGGCGATGGAGGTGGAGGCTGGAGGTCTAGTGGGGGAGCCGGTGAGGGAGGTTCATTGGGAAAAGCTGCCGAATCCAAGAATCAGACTGGAGGATGGGGTATGGGTGGTTGGAACTCTGCCCAATCCAGTGTTGAAACCAAAAGTCAAACTGGGGGATGGGGTAATGCAGGTGGTTCCAAGGCTGAACCCAATAATGAAAAAGGAGGATGGGGTACTGGAGGTGGGACCTCAGTCCAATCCAGTGTTGAAACCAAAAGTCAAACTGGGGGATGGGGTACTGCAGGTGGTTCCAAGGCTGAACCCAATAATGAAAAAGGAGGATGGGGTACTGGAGGTGGGACCTCAGTCCAATCAGATTCTGAACCCAAGAATCAAACTGGAGGGTGGGCTAAAGCAAGTGGTTCTACTGCTGAAACTCAAAATCAAACTGGGGGATGGGGTAGTGCAGGTGGGAACCGCCAATCAGATGCTGAACCGAAGGGTCAAACTGGAGGATGGAATAATGCAGGTGGTTCTAACGCCGAACCCAAGAATAGAAGTGGGGGTTGGGGTAATACAGGTGGTTCTATAGCTGAATCTCAAAATCAAACTGGTGGGTGGGGCAATACTGGTGTTTCTAAGGCAGAACCAAAGGTTCAAACTGGGGGATGGTCTACAGGTGGGAGTTCGGCCCAGTTAGATGCCGAACCTATGAATAAATCTGGGCCATGGGCTAATGCTGGTGGTTCTAAGTCTGGGAAACCCAGTAATCAAGCTGGTGGATGGGGTACTGCAGGCAAATCAGAAGCTGAACCCTTAAATCAAACTGCAGGTTGGGGTAGCACAGGTGGGTCTAAAGCTGAAAAATCCCAAACTGGAGGATGGGGTACTGCAGGGAAATCAGAAGCTGAACCCTTGAATCAAACTGCGGGTTGGGGTGGCTCAGGTGGTTCCAATGCTGAACCCAAGAATCAAACTGGGGAATGGGGCATTTCAGGTGGGAAGTCAGGCCAATCAGAAGCTGAGTTAAGTAGCTggggaaaaaccaaaaaggaagGGGCAATAAGTTGGGGAAATTCCATGGATACCCAGGAGAGTACTCCTGTTATGGGATCCGGAGAAAATTCCTGGGGCAAACCAGCAAGCGGAAGCAAATCAGTGTGGAATAGTTCTACCTCTTCTGCACCAGAGAGTAAAACTGGAGGATGGGGTAGTGATGCTGGAGCAGCTTCATTGAGTAAGCAGGATGGGGGAGGATCTTCGTGGAGCAAACAAGGTGGTGGATCTTCTTGGGGAAATCAGACAGGAGGATCTTCTTGGAGCAATGCAGAGAAGAAAGATCAAAATGACAGCTGGGGTAAACCATCTGGGGGGGATCAAGGATTTGGTGGTTCAGGTGGTGGAAGGGGGAGAGGTGGCGGCGGGAATGCGTGCTACAAGTGTGGGGAAACGGGGCATATGGCTAGGGAATGCCCACAGGGCGGTGGCGGAGGGAGAGGTGGAGGCAGTGGTGGCGGTAATGCTTGCTACAAGTGCGGGGAGGCGGGACATATGGCCAGGGACTGTAGCCAGGGTGGCAGCGGAGGAGGTGGGAGGTatggtagtggaggtggtgggaATTCTTGCTACAAGTGTGGGGAAACGGGACATATGGCTAGGGAATGCCCTCagggtggcggcggcggcgggagAGGTGGGGCTGGTGGTGGCAATGCTTGCTTCAAATGTGGGGAGACGGGACATATGGCCAGGGAATGCCCTCAGGGTGGTGGAGGTGGGAGGGGTGGTGGCGGAGGAGGTGGTTGCTACAAATGTGGCGAGCAAGGGCATTTCGCTCGAGAATGCCCCAACTCTTCCCGTTGA